In Candidatus Mycalebacterium zealandia, one DNA window encodes the following:
- a CDS encoding phosphomannomutase has protein sequence MNAKNSENIFREYDIRGVVGDGIDEERIFAIGAAYGEKAKALGAKTVSVGRDCRLSSEEFAAALTSGITGRGVNVTDIGLVSTPMLYFSVFNLTPHGGVIVTASHNPPEYNGLKLCMGKQAMFGNEIKSLARPPEGKSKLVRGKITKTDIAENYADFLCGGVKVESGIGFAYDCGNGAGGIAAPMVFEKLGLKADGLFTEPDGNFPNHHPDPSIEENLADLIKKVRSEKTLLGMAFDGDADRIGVVDENGTVVRGDMLALIFALDTARSKAGAKIIGDVKCSKLLFELSEKAGAKTIMWKTGHSVMKRKLAEEKADFGGEMSGHLFFGGERFGGYDDALYAGLRLLEIVSKTGSEVSELLADVPELFSTPEIRLDCPDDIKFTVVENAKSAIVEKFPEAKIIDIDGARVEFEDGWGLVRASNTQPALVLRFEAKSEKRLGEIREGLETIIAGAVKI, from the coding sequence GTGAACGCAAAAAACTCTGAAAACATCTTCCGCGAATACGACATCAGGGGTGTGGTCGGCGATGGCATAGATGAAGAACGCATCTTCGCCATCGGAGCGGCATATGGGGAAAAAGCGAAAGCGCTTGGAGCAAAAACGGTTTCGGTCGGGCGCGACTGCCGCCTGAGTTCGGAGGAATTTGCCGCCGCGCTTACAAGCGGCATAACGGGGCGCGGCGTGAATGTTACGGACATCGGTCTTGTTTCAACGCCAATGCTCTATTTTTCCGTGTTCAATCTCACGCCGCACGGTGGTGTGATTGTAACCGCGAGCCACAACCCGCCCGAATACAACGGGCTCAAACTGTGCATGGGCAAACAGGCGATGTTCGGCAATGAAATCAAATCGCTCGCACGCCCGCCGGAGGGAAAAAGCAAACTTGTTCGCGGAAAAATTACAAAAACCGATATCGCGGAAAACTACGCCGATTTTCTCTGCGGCGGCGTTAAGGTGGAAAGCGGAATCGGTTTCGCCTATGACTGCGGAAACGGAGCGGGCGGAATCGCCGCGCCCATGGTGTTTGAAAAACTGGGGCTTAAAGCGGACGGGCTTTTCACCGAACCGGACGGAAATTTCCCGAACCATCATCCCGACCCTTCCATTGAAGAAAACCTTGCCGACCTGATTAAAAAAGTGCGGAGCGAAAAAACCCTGCTTGGAATGGCTTTTGACGGAGACGCCGACCGGATTGGCGTTGTGGACGAAAATGGAACAGTCGTGCGCGGCGACATGCTTGCGCTTATTTTCGCCCTTGATACGGCGCGCTCAAAAGCCGGCGCGAAAATCATCGGAGATGTCAAATGCTCAAAACTGCTCTTTGAACTCAGCGAGAAAGCCGGCGCGAAAACGATTATGTGGAAAACCGGACACTCCGTTATGAAAAGGAAACTCGCCGAGGAAAAAGCCGACTTTGGCGGAGAGATGAGCGGACACCTGTTTTTCGGCGGCGAGCGATTCGGCGGATATGACGACGCGCTTTACGCAGGCTTGCGGCTTCTGGAAATTGTTTCAAAAACCGGCAGCGAGGTTTCGGAACTGCTTGCTGATGTGCCGGAACTTTTCTCAACGCCGGAGATTCGGCTTGACTGCCCGGACGACATAAAGTTCACCGTGGTGGAAAACGCGAAAAGCGCGATAGTGGAAAAATTCCCCGAAGCAAAAATCATAGACATTGACGGCGCGAGAGTGGAGTTTGAAGACGGCTGGGGCCTTGTGCGCGCCTCAAACACACAGCCCGCGCTTGTGCTGAGATTTGAAGCGAAAAGTGAAAAACGGCTAGGTGAGATACGGGAAGGGCTTGAAACAATCATCGCCGGAGCCGTAAAAATTTGA
- the trpE gene encoding anthranilate synthase component I, translated as MIKPSFDEFRKKLKSGNVIPVWDEVPASGGTPVSAFAGIDEGGHSFLFESVEGGDKWARYSFLGSGADCVFRARGDKIEIEERGAVSRETGDPFECLRTLLGRYKFVEDPVLPRFAGGAVGYMSYDAVRFIEKLPRENPDVLGVWDFYFMIAPAVLIFDNVKNDVKTVVCAHCPEGADAREVYDSAVREIERLKKAVSSPDVKRNGPPAPRRGGGLVSNFEKDDFENSVNRVKEYIKDGDIIQAVISQRWSADLDVSPFTLYKALRVLNPSPYMFFLKMPDQILVGSSPEVMARVEDGVVESRPIAGTRPRGADEKEDLALEKELLSDEKERAEHIMLVDLARNDLGRIAKPGTVRVDSFMNVERYSHVMHIVSNIKGAMTEGTDVVDVVKATFPCGTLSGAPKVRAMEIIEEIEPDTRGPYGGTVGYMSFSGEMDTCITIRTFLIKDGKIHVQAGAGIVADSDPAREYEETVNKAKGLLKALEKAREME; from the coding sequence GTGATTAAACCCTCTTTTGACGAATTCAGGAAAAAACTGAAATCCGGAAATGTTATTCCCGTCTGGGATGAGGTTCCCGCGAGCGGCGGCACGCCCGTTTCAGCTTTCGCCGGGATTGACGAAGGCGGGCATTCATTCCTTTTTGAAAGCGTTGAAGGGGGAGACAAGTGGGCGAGATACAGTTTTCTCGGTTCCGGCGCGGACTGCGTTTTTAGAGCCAGAGGCGACAAAATTGAGATAGAGGAACGCGGCGCGGTATCGCGGGAAACCGGCGACCCGTTTGAGTGTTTGCGGACTTTGCTCGGGCGATACAAGTTTGTTGAAGACCCCGTGTTGCCGCGTTTCGCGGGCGGCGCGGTTGGTTATATGAGTTATGACGCGGTCAGATTTATTGAAAAACTGCCGCGGGAAAACCCCGATGTGCTTGGCGTCTGGGATTTTTATTTTATGATAGCGCCCGCCGTTCTCATCTTTGACAATGTAAAAAATGATGTGAAAACGGTTGTTTGCGCCCACTGTCCAGAGGGAGCGGACGCGCGTGAGGTTTACGACTCCGCCGTGCGTGAAATAGAGCGGTTGAAAAAAGCGGTTTCATCTCCCGACGTCAAACGGAACGGCCCCCCGGCTCCGCGTCGCGGAGGCGGACTTGTGTCAAATTTTGAGAAGGACGATTTTGAAAACTCGGTAAACAGGGTGAAGGAATACATAAAAGACGGCGACATAATTCAAGCCGTGATTTCGCAGAGGTGGAGTGCCGATTTGGATGTGAGTCCGTTCACGCTTTACAAAGCGTTGCGGGTTCTCAATCCGTCTCCGTATATGTTTTTTCTTAAAATGCCCGACCAGATTCTTGTCGGCTCATCACCCGAAGTGATGGCGCGCGTGGAGGACGGAGTGGTTGAAAGCCGTCCGATTGCGGGCACAAGGCCGAGGGGCGCGGATGAAAAAGAAGACCTCGCTCTTGAAAAAGAGCTGCTTTCCGATGAAAAGGAAAGGGCGGAGCACATCATGCTTGTTGATTTGGCGCGAAACGATCTGGGCAGGATAGCAAAGCCCGGAACCGTGCGCGTGGACTCTTTTATGAATGTTGAGCGGTATTCTCATGTGATGCACATAGTTTCAAACATCAAGGGCGCAATGACAGAGGGAACCGATGTTGTTGATGTTGTGAAGGCGACTTTTCCGTGTGGAACGCTGTCGGGCGCGCCGAAAGTGCGGGCGATGGAAATCATAGAGGAGATAGAGCCGGACACACGCGGTCCCTACGGCGGCACGGTGGGGTATATGAGTTTTTCGGGCGAGATGGACACCTGCATAACCATCAGAACTTTCCTTATAAAAGACGGTAAAATCCATGTTCAGGCGGGCGCGGGAATTGTGGCGGATTCAGACCCCGCGCGCGAATATGAGGAAACCGTCAACAAAGCCAAGGGGCTTTTGAAAGCGCTTGAAAAGGCAAGAGAAATGGAATAG
- a CDS encoding anthranilate/aminodeoxychorismate synthase component II (TrpG; with TrpE catalyzes the formation of anthranilate and glutamate from chorismate and glutamine; TrpG provides the glutamine amidotransferase activity): MILMIDNYDSFTYNLVHYFEELGKEVSTHRNDEILPDGIEKLSPEMIVISPGPCSPEKSGVSVEIVKKFAGKTPILGVCLGHQAIAHAFGAEIVRAERLLHGKTSEIHHTGAGVFKDLPSPFNATRYHSLIVAPDTLPEDFEVTAWTDTDEIMGIKHKQFSGSGRLEGVQFHPESILTEHGKDLLKNFIEG; the protein is encoded by the coding sequence ATGATCTTAATGATAGACAACTACGATTCTTTTACCTACAACCTTGTTCATTATTTTGAGGAACTCGGAAAAGAGGTTTCCACCCACCGCAATGACGAAATATTGCCGGACGGGATTGAAAAACTCTCCCCCGAAATGATTGTGATTTCACCGGGTCCGTGTTCACCTGAAAAATCGGGTGTTTCGGTTGAAATTGTTAAAAAATTCGCCGGAAAAACGCCCATTCTCGGCGTTTGCCTCGGCCATCAGGCAATCGCGCACGCTTTCGGGGCGGAGATTGTCCGCGCGGAGCGGCTTCTGCACGGAAAGACCTCCGAAATTCATCACACGGGCGCGGGAGTTTTCAAAGATCTGCCGAGCCCTTTCAACGCCACGCGGTATCACTCGCTGATTGTCGCGCCGGACACTTTGCCCGAAGATTTTGAAGTTACGGCGTGGACCGACACCGATGAGATTATGGGAATAAAGCACAAACAATTTTCGGGTTCCGGACGGCTTGAAGGCGTTCAGTTTCATCCCGAATCAATCCTGACCGAACACGGAAAAGATCTTCTGAAAAACTTTATTGAGGGGTGA
- a CDS encoding AMP-binding protein: MKLLFRPRDEKYVGSGNLPHGTFDDTAKWIPIFRYLEEGARKFPDKPLFTVGDSGGKAVSEYTYGSANGAVNTISNALLEEAGVNKGETVGIYMLNRAEFVLSILAIHKSGGVQVPINKDEKGERLAYIINYSGQRVLMTDEESLPLLGEIEGGLENLEYVFVAGGGGEKLPAKIGRAKVLPFSFFDDFSSENPDVDVSVSDAERCMFTSGTTGMPKGVSRNHSGVVLTVRAYIEHQGIRSEDALMTVLSLAHANAQVMCLFASIAAGARCVIFPRFSASNFWKWAGDCGATITNMLGSVPEYLWASARSEHDRKHSVRTVLAGPAPKNRTEFEERFGIRVVEGYGSTEMGMVLWQYAEDFRSGSSGFVTQGYHVEIRDSEDTDTVVQDEWDTVEHDSAPPQCVGLLFIRPLIPDTTLNEYFKDPERTRQAFDDEGFFNSDDLFARGTDGRYYFQGRYSRIRVSGENVDPNAVANTALKHEAVSQAIALGVRLPDISDDEIKLNIVLNAGASFDEVEFCKWMAERGPVYMVPRFIQIYEQFPLTSTQKINLGSLKLLEDKTWDRSKSGLRLKTRK; the protein is encoded by the coding sequence ATGAAACTTCTTTTCAGACCGCGTGATGAAAAATATGTCGGCTCCGGCAATTTACCGCATGGCACTTTTGACGACACGGCGAAATGGATTCCGATTTTCCGCTATCTGGAGGAAGGGGCGCGGAAGTTTCCCGACAAACCGCTTTTTACAGTCGGGGACTCCGGCGGCAAGGCGGTTTCGGAATACACATACGGTTCGGCAAACGGCGCCGTGAACACAATCTCCAACGCTCTTTTGGAGGAGGCTGGCGTCAACAAAGGCGAAACGGTTGGAATCTATATGCTCAACCGCGCCGAGTTTGTGCTTTCAATCCTCGCCATACATAAATCGGGCGGCGTTCAGGTTCCAATAAACAAGGACGAAAAAGGTGAGCGGCTCGCCTACATAATCAACTATTCAGGGCAACGCGTTCTTATGACCGATGAAGAGAGTTTGCCGTTGCTTGGCGAGATTGAGGGCGGGCTTGAAAATCTGGAATATGTTTTTGTCGCGGGCGGAGGAGGAGAGAAACTTCCCGCGAAAATCGGGCGGGCAAAGGTTCTGCCGTTTTCATTTTTTGACGATTTTTCATCTGAAAACCCCGATGTTGATGTTTCCGTTTCGGACGCCGAAAGGTGCATGTTCACCTCCGGCACAACGGGAATGCCGAAAGGCGTTTCCAGAAATCACAGCGGCGTTGTGCTGACCGTGCGCGCCTACATTGAGCATCAGGGAATCCGCAGCGAAGACGCGCTTATGACCGTGCTGTCGCTCGCTCACGCGAACGCGCAGGTGATGTGCCTGTTTGCCTCCATAGCGGCGGGGGCGCGTTGCGTCATATTTCCCCGTTTTTCGGCTTCCAATTTCTGGAAATGGGCGGGTGATTGCGGCGCCACCATTACCAATATGCTGGGCTCGGTTCCCGAATATCTGTGGGCTTCGGCTCGGTCCGAACACGATAGAAAACACTCGGTCAGAACCGTTCTTGCCGGGCCCGCGCCGAAAAACCGCACGGAATTTGAGGAACGGTTCGGCATTCGGGTTGTTGAGGGCTACGGCTCAACCGAGATGGGAATGGTGCTTTGGCAGTATGCGGAGGATTTTCGCTCCGGCTCTTCGGGGTTTGTCACTCAGGGCTATCATGTTGAGATACGAGACTCTGAAGACACGGACACGGTTGTTCAGGATGAGTGGGACACTGTGGAGCATGACTCTGCGCCGCCGCAATGCGTGGGTCTGCTTTTCATACGCCCGCTTATACCGGACACAACGCTCAATGAGTATTTCAAAGATCCGGAGAGGACTCGGCAGGCGTTTGATGACGAAGGGTTTTTCAATTCGGACGACCTTTTCGCCAGAGGGACAGACGGCAGATACTACTTTCAGGGTAGATACAGCAGAATCAGGGTTTCGGGTGAAAACGTTGACCCCAACGCCGTTGCGAACACCGCCCTCAAACATGAGGCGGTGAGTCAGGCAATCGCGCTCGGAGTGCGTCTGCCCGACATTTCCGATGACGAAATCAAACTGAACATCGTTTTGAATGCGGGAGCGAGTTTTGACGAGGTTGAGTTCTGCAAGTGGATGGCGGAGCGCGGACCGGTCTATATGGTTCCCAGATTCATTCAGATATACGAGCAGTTTCCTCTCACTTCAACCCAGAAAATTAATCTGGGCTCTCTGAAGCTGCTTGAAGACAAAACATGGGACAGAAGCAAGTCGGGACTGCGTCTGAAGACGAGAAAATAA
- a CDS encoding calcium/sodium antiporter, with product MPFPYLWKMFFADSLIFEVVLLIAGITGVWVGADSAVEGASLFSRKLGISPVVSGLTVIAIGTSLPELLICLIAAFNGAADIATGNIIGSNVSNICLIMGISAAIFPIRTHQGLRAETILAFVFLVVLIFLCGDGMLGRGEGGVVFVLLVPLVIYLYVRRAGKASAHAPEKFQSRGNGFVLFITVAGLAALAFGSDLVVKGASGIGFRAGVPEAAIGASAVAVGTSLPELAASFAAIARREYSIAVGNLVGSNLFNIVILGLTASILPLTISPEITGFQLPFAIAISALVVPFMKKNTAIGREVGISLLLLYGFFLYWIF from the coding sequence TTGCCCTTTCCATATCTCTGGAAGATGTTTTTCGCGGATTCATTGATTTTTGAAGTAGTTCTGCTCATCGCGGGCATCACGGGTGTGTGGGTCGGTGCGGACTCGGCGGTTGAAGGCGCTTCGCTCTTCTCACGAAAACTGGGCATAAGCCCGGTCGTGTCCGGATTGACTGTCATAGCAATCGGCACCTCTCTGCCTGAACTTTTGATATGCCTCATAGCCGCATTCAATGGCGCGGCGGACATAGCGACCGGAAACATCATAGGCAGCAACGTTTCAAACATCTGCCTTATAATGGGAATAAGTGCGGCTATTTTTCCAATCCGGACTCATCAGGGTCTCAGGGCGGAAACAATTCTGGCGTTTGTTTTTCTGGTTGTTCTTATATTCCTGTGCGGAGACGGCATGCTCGGCAGAGGGGAGGGCGGCGTGGTGTTTGTGCTTCTTGTGCCTCTTGTCATATATCTGTATGTGAGACGCGCGGGCAAAGCCAGCGCTCACGCGCCCGAAAAGTTTCAGAGCCGTGGAAACGGGTTTGTTCTGTTCATCACCGTGGCGGGGCTTGCCGCGCTCGCGTTTGGAAGCGATTTGGTTGTTAAGGGCGCGAGCGGAATCGGTTTCAGAGCCGGAGTGCCGGAAGCCGCAATCGGCGCAAGCGCGGTGGCGGTGGGCACCTCTTTGCCGGAACTCGCCGCGTCTTTTGCGGCGATTGCGCGGCGCGAATACTCAATCGCGGTTGGCAATCTGGTCGGCAGCAATCTGTTCAACATAGTAATTCTGGGGCTGACCGCTTCAATCCTGCCGCTTACCATTAGCCCCGAAATAACGGGCTTTCAACTGCCGTTCGCCATTGCCATAAGCGCGCTTGTCGTGCCGTTCATGAAAAAGAACACGGCAATCGGAAGGGAGGTGGGCATTTCCCTGCTCCTCCTCTACGGCTTTTTCCTTTACTGGATTTTCTGA
- a CDS encoding AMP-binding protein: MRLLFKPRDKQYVGGGDLPFGTFDDTTQWQPVTKNLENGAAEFPDKDMFKVGDRDGNIVKSFTYKEANELANKVANGLIKDFKIKKGDKVGMYMLNCAEYVLSIIAAHKSGAVQVPINKDEKGERLAYVINYSEMKVLVIDGGSIPFLEEIADSLENLQAIFVVSEGDDKLPSKIGKAKVHPFSVFDGSDTKNPGVEVSVEDMERCMFTSGTTGMPKGVARDHGGVVMTVRSYIQQQGVRNDDTLMSILSLGHANAQVMCLFSAMGAGATAVFFPRFSASNFWKWAAGCGATSVNMLGAVAEYLWSAPQSEWDAKHKVRIMLGSPAPRDLDQFQQRFNVRVIDGYGSTEMGMVLWKDPEDHRPGSSGFPMEGYHVELRNPDNSDESVKYFWDPSDDITPPDEAKGLLFIKPLVGHTTLNEYFKDERRTIEAFDDEGFFNSDDLFAMGIDGRYYFAGRYSRIRVSGENVDPVAVADEAMQYAAIQEAIAVGLRLPNVSDDEIKLCLTLKKGETFDPVDFCKWMAERVMVAMVPRFIEVYEDGFPVTATQKVKVAEIKEITDKTWDRNEAGLKFSARK, translated from the coding sequence ATGCGCCTTTTATTTAAACCACGTGACAAACAGTATGTTGGAGGTGGAGATTTGCCTTTTGGCACATTTGACGACACAACACAGTGGCAACCGGTTACAAAAAATCTTGAAAATGGAGCCGCGGAGTTTCCCGACAAGGATATGTTCAAAGTCGGTGACAGAGATGGCAACATCGTTAAAAGTTTCACATACAAAGAGGCCAATGAACTCGCGAACAAAGTTGCCAACGGACTCATAAAAGATTTCAAAATCAAAAAAGGCGACAAAGTCGGCATGTATATGCTTAACTGCGCCGAATACGTTCTTTCCATCATTGCCGCGCACAAATCGGGTGCCGTTCAGGTTCCAATAAACAAGGACGAAAAAGGCGAGCGCCTCGCGTATGTCATCAACTACTCTGAAATGAAAGTGCTCGTGATAGACGGCGGAAGCATTCCGTTTCTTGAGGAAATCGCCGACAGTCTTGAAAATCTTCAAGCGATTTTTGTTGTCTCCGAAGGGGACGACAAACTCCCCTCAAAGATAGGAAAAGCAAAGGTTCACCCGTTTTCCGTTTTTGACGGTTCGGACACTAAAAACCCCGGAGTCGAGGTTTCGGTGGAAGACATGGAAAGGTGCATGTTCACCTCTGGCACAACCGGAATGCCTAAAGGTGTCGCCAGAGACCACGGCGGGGTTGTTATGACGGTTCGCTCATACATACAGCAACAGGGAGTCCGCAACGACGATACTCTCATGAGCATTCTTTCGCTCGGTCACGCCAACGCTCAGGTTATGTGTTTGTTCAGCGCTATGGGCGCGGGCGCGACCGCGGTGTTTTTCCCGCGTTTTTCTGCTTCCAATTTCTGGAAATGGGCCGCGGGTTGCGGCGCGACTTCGGTCAACATGCTGGGCGCGGTCGCCGAATATCTCTGGTCCGCCCCGCAAAGCGAATGGGACGCCAAACACAAGGTAAGAATTATGCTCGGCTCTCCGGCTCCGCGCGATCTTGACCAGTTTCAGCAGAGGTTCAACGTCAGGGTCATAGACGGCTACGGTTCAACCGAGATGGGAATGGTTCTCTGGAAAGACCCCGAAGACCACCGCCCCGGTTCTTCCGGTTTTCCGATGGAGGGCTACCACGTTGAACTCAGAAATCCGGACAACTCGGACGAGTCTGTCAAATACTTCTGGGATCCGTCTGACGACATCACTCCGCCGGACGAGGCGAAGGGGCTGCTTTTCATCAAACCGCTTGTCGGCCACACCACTTTGAACGAATACTTCAAAGACGAGAGGCGCACAATAGAGGCGTTTGATGACGAAGGGTTTTTCAATTCGGACGACCTTTTTGCCATGGGCATTGACGGCAGATACTACTTCGCCGGCAGATACAGCAGAATCAGGGTGTCGGGCGAGAATGTTGACCCGGTCGCCGTTGCGGACGAAGCGATGCAGTATGCGGCGATCCAGGAGGCGATTGCTGTCGGTTTGCGGCTTCCCAACGTTTCCGATGACGAGATTAAACTGTGCCTGACTTTGAAAAAGGGCGAGACCTTTGACCCGGTTGATTTCTGCAAATGGATGGCGGAAAGGGTTATGGTCGCAATGGTTCCGAGATTTATAGAGGTCTACGAGGACGGTTTCCCCGTAACCGCGACCCAGAAGGTCAAGGTTGCCGAAATAAAGGAGATAACCGACAAGACCTGGGACAGAAATGAAGCGGGTCTCAAGTTCAGCGCGAGAAAGTAA
- a CDS encoding acyl-CoA dehydrogenase has product MALDFELSDEQKLFQETLADFCANEIEPLVEEHEKEEKFPEQIFPMLGEMGFLGIMFPEEYGGVGMDKVTDCVFAEEMGKVWSAAAMSVNAHIGLACFPIYKFGTEEQKQKYLVPGLKGEKIGALGLTEPGAGSDARSIRSQAVKEGGKYILNGAKTWITNGSMADFSVVAAYTDKTKKGDGISIFVVEKDSPGFSVSNKIHKLGHRAADTAELIFKNCEIPEENLLVGEGGFGSAMETLLGARITHAAKSVGLAQAAFEYALQYSKERETFGKPISKHQEISSKLATMAVKIEAARNLVYKAAWLYSNEKPALKEASMAKLYSAEVVQWVSSEAIQVLGGYGYSVEYKAERFFRDARLSSITEGTSEIQRLVIAREIGC; this is encoded by the coding sequence ATGGCGCTTGATTTTGAGCTCAGCGATGAACAGAAGCTTTTTCAGGAAACTCTGGCGGATTTCTGCGCAAACGAGATAGAACCGCTGGTTGAAGAGCACGAAAAAGAGGAGAAGTTCCCCGAACAGATATTTCCAATGCTCGGCGAGATGGGATTTCTCGGGATTATGTTTCCCGAGGAATACGGCGGGGTTGGCATGGACAAGGTAACCGACTGCGTTTTTGCCGAAGAGATGGGGAAGGTGTGGTCTGCGGCGGCGATGTCTGTGAACGCGCACATAGGACTCGCCTGCTTTCCGATTTACAAGTTCGGAACCGAAGAACAGAAACAGAAATATCTGGTTCCGGGGCTGAAGGGCGAAAAAATAGGCGCACTTGGGCTCACCGAGCCCGGAGCCGGTTCGGATGCGCGGAGCATCAGGTCTCAGGCGGTCAAAGAGGGGGGTAAATACATCCTCAACGGTGCCAAAACATGGATAACAAACGGCAGCATGGCGGATTTTTCCGTTGTTGCCGCCTATACGGATAAAACAAAGAAGGGAGATGGGATAAGCATATTTGTTGTTGAAAAGGACTCTCCGGGCTTCAGCGTCAGCAACAAAATACACAAACTCGGGCACCGCGCCGCCGACACGGCGGAACTTATTTTTAAAAACTGCGAAATTCCCGAGGAAAACCTTCTTGTGGGAGAGGGTGGATTCGGCTCCGCGATGGAAACTCTGCTCGGCGCGCGCATAACCCATGCGGCAAAGTCTGTGGGCCTTGCGCAGGCGGCTTTTGAATACGCCCTGCAGTATTCCAAAGAGAGGGAAACCTTTGGCAAGCCCATATCCAAGCATCAGGAAATAAGCTCCAAACTCGCCACAATGGCGGTCAAAATAGAGGCGGCGCGCAATCTGGTCTATAAAGCCGCGTGGCTTTATAGCAATGAAAAACCCGCGCTCAAAGAGGCGTCAATGGCAAAACTGTATTCCGCGGAAGTAGTCCAATGGGTTTCAAGCGAAGCCATTCAAGTGCTCGGCGGATACGGATACAGCGTGGAATACAAGGCGGAGCGTTTCTTCCGTGACGCGCGCCTGTCGTCCATAACCGAAGGGACTTCTGAAATTCAGCGTCTTGTCATCGCACGCGAAATCGGATGCTGA
- a CDS encoding 4Fe-4S dicluster domain-containing protein, with protein MAIKVKVVRQPEFSFFERLQFPQILTGLLITLKSIFRSKITVSYPDEIKELPPNYRGLHEMPADDDGEIRCVACKLCEVACPTQAISIVSEPAGDYGIERRPSVYNIDFMRCVFCGFCVEACPCDALRMGMEYELASYNRAGLVHTKEVFFKPHLKSDAPRDNANFLYQCMKGNIIDDPEEIGKVKTLDGSYRSADDSAGNGKSSIAG; from the coding sequence ATGGCTATAAAAGTAAAAGTTGTCCGACAGCCTGAGTTCAGTTTTTTTGAGCGTCTGCAGTTTCCGCAAATCCTTACCGGGCTTCTTATAACCTTAAAAAGCATTTTCCGTTCAAAAATAACGGTCAGTTATCCCGATGAGATAAAGGAGCTCCCGCCGAACTACCGCGGACTTCACGAGATGCCCGCGGATGACGACGGGGAAATCCGGTGTGTTGCCTGCAAACTGTGCGAAGTGGCTTGCCCAACACAGGCGATTTCAATAGTCAGCGAGCCGGCGGGGGACTACGGCATTGAGCGCAGACCGTCCGTTTACAACATAGATTTTATGCGTTGCGTTTTCTGCGGTTTCTGTGTTGAAGCGTGCCCGTGCGATGCTTTAAGAATGGGAATGGAGTATGAACTCGCCTCCTACAACAGAGCGGGGCTTGTTCACACAAAAGAGGTCTTTTTCAAGCCGCATCTAAAAAGTGATGCCCCGAGAGACAACGCGAACTTTCTTTACCAGTGCATGAAGGGGAACATCATTGACGACCCGGAAGAAATTGGAAAGGTGAAGACTCTGGACGGCTCCTACCGTTCGGCGGACGACTCTGCGGGTAACGGCAAATCTTCAATAGCCGGATAA